The Cyanobacteriota bacterium region GTTATTAGCTATCCACAATGGCTACATTGAAAACTTTCACCACACGCTGTATCGCCCGATTCGTGACCAACTAGTGGATGAAGTCTACCAAACCTTGCGCGGCAGCACAGACTCAGAGCATATCATCGCTTGTTTTGCTAACTATTACCTGACGATGCCTGCCCTGTCCCTAGACCAAGCCCTAGCGAAAACCTTGTATACCATAGCTGACCTAGCAGCACACTATGAAACAGGTCTATCTGCCAATGTGATAGTAAGCGATGGACAGCAACTTGTGGCCAGTCGATTTGCCTGTCGGGGAGACAGTTCCACCTTGCCAGCACCTTCGCTCTACTGGCTACAGGATGCACCCCAATTTCCTAA contains the following coding sequences:
- a CDS encoding class II glutamine amidotransferase; amino-acid sequence: LLAIHNGYIENFHHTLYRPIRDQLVDEVYQTLRGSTDSEHIIACFANYYLTMPALSLDQALAKTLYTIADLAAHYETGLSANVIVSDGQQLVASRFACRGDSSTLPAPSLYWLQDAPQFPKAVLVASEPLFEGNWQILPEHSIIHIDADRRLHILAL